Proteins co-encoded in one Astyanax mexicanus isolate ESR-SI-001 chromosome 1, AstMex3_surface, whole genome shotgun sequence genomic window:
- the LOC103045260 gene encoding N-alpha-acetyltransferase 30, translating to MTAVPPGPSGGALSASPAKVCFFPGDGCALPAGGDPLEWPLKDPGQEREVRGRGVERMFPEVHTNCQALERQINGLKCAGLTGVDHSTPESQPRAAMELQDSRVGALDGLHNNSCSRLCFPHHHDLNTNGDSSIRDRLTLPRTELSHSHTRLEEGAVLACQTDGPVEQLSRLDLNHSPSRETGPAQEIKYVRYESELQMPGIMRLITKDLSEPYSIYTYRYFIHNWPQLCFLAVVDKECVGAIVCKLDMHKKMFRRGYIAMLAVDSKHRRKSIGTNLVKKAIYAMVDGDCDEVVLETEITNKSALKLYENLGFVRDKRLFRYYLNGVDALRLKLWLR from the exons ATGACCGCGGTTCCGCCGGGGCCTAGCGGCGGCGCGCTGTCCGCGTCCCCGGCCAAGGTTTGCTTCTTCCCCGGGGACGGGTGCGCTCTGCCCGCGGGAGGGGACCCGCTGGAGTGGCCGCTGAAGGACCCTGGGCAGGAGCGGGAGGTGAGAGGCCGCGGCGTGGAGCGCATGTTCCCGGAGGTTCACACGAACTGTCAGGCGCTGGAGAGGCAGATAAACGGCTTAAAGTGCGCCGGGCTGACCGGGGTCGACCACAGCACTCCCGAGTCTCAGCCTAGAGCGGCCATGGAGCTCCAGGACAGCCGCGTAGGAGCTCTGGACGGCCTGCACAACAACAGCTGCAGCAGGCTGTGTTTTCCTCACCACCATGATCTCAACACGAACGGGGACAGCAGCATTCGCGACAGGCTCACTCTACCTAGAACTGAGCTCAGTCACAGCCACACGAGGCTCGAGGAAGGGGCTGTTTTGGCATGTCAGACTGATGGACCAGTGGAGCAGCTCTCCAGGTTAGACTTGAACCACTCGCCCTCCAGAGAAACGGGGCCAGCCCAGGAGATTAAATATGTGCGTTATGAGTCCGAGTTACAGATGCCTGGCATCATGAGACTCATAACCAAGGACCTGTCCGAGCCTTACTCCATATATACATACCGATACTTCATCCACAACTGGCCACAGCTCTGTTTTCTG GCTGTGGTGGATAAGGAGTGTGTGGGGGCTATTGTGTGTAAGCTAGACATGCACAAGAAGATGTTCCGGCGTGGGTACATCGCCATGCTCGCTGTGGATTCCAAACATCGTCGGAAAAGTATTG GTACTAACCTTGTGAAGAAGGCCATCTATGCTATGGTGGACGGAGACTGCGATGAG GTGGTGCTGGAAACAGAGATCACCAACAAATCTGCCCTGAAGCTGTATGAGAACTTGGGCTTCGTGAGAGACAAACGGCTCTTCAGATATTATCTCAACGGGGTGGATGCCTTGCGGCTCAAACTGTGGTTGCGCTAA